One genomic window of Cloacibacillus sp. includes the following:
- a CDS encoding cation diffusion facilitator family transporter has product MISFLIRRWIKDSENTDSPAVQEAYAKLCSGVGIFFNLLLFGVKLFSGLVSGSTAIVADGFNNLSDAVSSIASFIGFCLAGVGAGENHRFGHGRYEWLMGFLSSIAVIMVGGVLAKKSLSAIHIPQSVSCGAVTAAVLTCSVLVKLYMYRYNKKIGTAIDSASMKAAADCIGDMAATLAILFSLIAERLTGWYIDGWCGLLVSFFIIFSGSKAMVEVAGRLMGQFPDKSLENKIISCAACYPAVYGINDLLIHDYGLGRYAVSMHIEGRGDDSCFDLNAAAQEISYRLFANMDCDATIQTDLLVEDPAAAEAVTAEAERAVKVFDASAQVKELRIVRSGLHTNVVLTIAGSRRLQKQENAVKLAVGRAVCSVDTTYQVIPKLVITGLRRGR; this is encoded by the coding sequence ATGATCTCATTTCTTATCAGGCGCTGGATAAAAGATAGCGAAAATACAGATTCTCCCGCCGTCCAGGAGGCTTATGCAAAGCTATGCTCCGGCGTCGGCATCTTTTTCAACCTCCTGCTGTTTGGCGTCAAGCTCTTCTCCGGTCTCGTAAGCGGTTCCACAGCGATCGTAGCCGACGGATTTAATAATTTATCGGATGCGGTCTCTTCCATCGCCTCATTCATCGGTTTCTGTCTCGCCGGAGTTGGCGCGGGGGAGAACCATCGTTTTGGCCATGGGCGTTATGAGTGGCTGATGGGTTTTTTATCTTCTATCGCGGTCATTATGGTTGGCGGGGTGCTGGCCAAAAAGTCCCTGTCCGCGATTCATATTCCGCAGTCTGTCAGCTGCGGCGCCGTAACGGCGGCGGTTCTTACCTGCTCTGTCCTGGTGAAGTTATATATGTACCGTTACAACAAAAAAATAGGGACGGCGATAGATTCCGCCTCCATGAAAGCCGCCGCCGACTGTATCGGCGATATGGCGGCAACCTTGGCCATTCTGTTTTCTTTGATCGCGGAACGGCTTACGGGATGGTATATCGACGGCTGGTGCGGGCTTCTCGTCTCCTTCTTTATCATCTTCTCCGGTTCCAAGGCGATGGTTGAGGTGGCGGGTCGGTTGATGGGGCAGTTCCCCGACAAAAGTTTGGAGAATAAGATCATCTCCTGTGCTGCCTGTTATCCAGCCGTATATGGGATAAACGATCTGTTGATCCATGATTACGGGCTGGGACGCTACGCGGTCTCCATGCACATAGAGGGGCGCGGCGACGATAGCTGCTTCGACCTGAACGCCGCGGCGCAGGAGATATCATATCGGCTATTTGCCAATATGGACTGCGACGCCACGATTCAAACCGACCTTTTGGTGGAGGATCCCGCCGCGGCAGAGGCTGTAACCGCCGAAGCGGAACGGGCAGTGAAAGTTTTTGACGCGTCGGCCCAGGTCAAGGAACTGCGTATTGTAAGGTCCGGCCTTCATACGAATGTCGTTTTGACAATAGCCGGCTCCAGACGGCTCCAAAAACAGGAAAACGCCGTGAAGCTGGCGGTCGGGAGGGCTGTCTGTTCCGTCGATACGACCTATCAGGTCATTCCCAAACTTGTTATCACGGGCCTGCGCAGGGGCCGGTAA
- a CDS encoding metal-dependent transcriptional regulator has protein sequence MSLRYSGENYLKAILLLHQRQGKVREADIAASLKISRPSVSNMVKKLVKKDYVAVLDNDVCLTERGFEAANRLYGRFSVIQIFLIRFLGIPAETARLDAGAMEHVVSDRTFEALQKFVKRNGGVTADDLISYQALDKR, from the coding sequence GTGTCGTTAAGATATTCCGGCGAGAACTATTTGAAGGCGATTCTTTTGCTCCATCAAAGACAGGGTAAGGTCAGGGAAGCGGATATCGCGGCAAGTCTGAAAATTTCCCGGCCGAGTGTTAGCAATATGGTGAAAAAACTTGTGAAAAAGGATTACGTTGCCGTACTGGACAACGACGTCTGTCTGACAGAGAGGGGATTTGAGGCCGCGAATAGATTGTACGGCCGTTTTTCTGTCATTCAAATTTTTCTTATTCGGTTTTTGGGGATTCCCGCGGAGACCGCAAGACTTGACGCGGGAGCTATGGAGCACGTTGTAAGCGATAGAACTTTTGAAGCCCTGCAAAAGTTTGTGAAACGGAACGGAGGTGTTACGGCGGATGATCTCATTTCTTATCAGGCGCTGGATAAAAGATAG
- a CDS encoding TetR/AcrR family transcriptional regulator: MRQTDDSSAMRERRARNSPRRPRISKEPEERRREIIETALELLAEKGYDNMTVQDITDRMNVSPGLCYRYFKSKTEIFSAASEYYAMKMAEQLEVPISKEMPAAEKLELVIKRIFEFAMSHRDFESRYNEGEDIRAIYIDNVAEQWVSVITPIIEQGADEKAFNVDDASAAARFLIFGLVHTFHHKIPPVNTGDYMASFLDFTYDMFARVLGISRDSFHQRSSLRSASEK, from the coding sequence ATGAGGCAGACGGACGATTCATCGGCCATGAGGGAACGGCGGGCGCGCAACAGCCCCAGGAGACCGCGGATCAGCAAAGAGCCGGAGGAACGGCGGCGGGAAATTATTGAAACGGCGCTGGAACTGCTTGCGGAAAAAGGCTACGATAATATGACCGTTCAGGATATAACGGACAGAATGAACGTCTCGCCGGGGCTTTGCTACCGCTACTTTAAATCCAAGACGGAAATTTTTTCCGCCGCCTCCGAATATTACGCAATGAAAATGGCGGAGCAATTAGAGGTCCCGATCTCAAAGGAGATGCCCGCCGCGGAAAAATTAGAGCTTGTGATAAAACGAATTTTTGAATTTGCCATGAGTCACCGAGATTTTGAGTCCCGCTATAACGAGGGGGAGGATATACGCGCCATCTATATAGATAATGTCGCGGAACAGTGGGTATCCGTTATAACCCCGATCATAGAGCAGGGGGCGGACGAAAAGGCATTCAATGTTGACGACGCTTCCGCCGCCGCCCGTTTTTTGATTTTCGGGCTGGTCCATACGTTCCATCATAAAATCCCCCCCGTCAACACAGGTGATTATATGGCCTCGTTCCTGGATTTTACATATGATATGTTTGCCCGCGTATTGGGGATTTCCCGTGATTCCTTTCATCAGCGGAGTTCTCTGCGGTCCGCCTCCGAAAAATAA